The proteins below come from a single Pseudomonadota bacterium genomic window:
- a CDS encoding ABC transporter permease — MLSGTARRYAIAYQTIVIKEVARFLRIWVQTILPAAITMTLYFLIFGNLIGPRIGEMEGFRYVQYIAPGIIMMAVITNSYANVVSSFFGSKFQKHIEEMLVAPIPNWIIIAGFITGGVARGLCVGVVVTAVALFFTDLQVHSLTVMASTILLTAMLFSLGGLINGLFARNFDDTSIIPTFVLTPLTYLGGVFYSIKLLPETWQIVSFGNPILYMVNAFRYGVLGVSDIPLPAAYGVILLFIAALWLLSLRLFNQGTGIKT, encoded by the coding sequence ATGCTTAGCGGCACGGCGCGGCGCTATGCCATCGCCTATCAGACCATCGTCATCAAAGAGGTGGCGCGGTTTCTGCGGATTTGGGTGCAAACGATACTGCCCGCGGCCATCACCATGACCCTGTATTTTCTTATTTTCGGGAACCTCATCGGTCCGCGCATCGGCGAGATGGAAGGCTTTCGCTATGTGCAATACATCGCGCCCGGAATCATCATGATGGCGGTCATTACGAATTCCTACGCCAACGTCGTATCGTCGTTCTTCGGCTCCAAGTTTCAAAAGCATATCGAGGAGATGCTGGTCGCACCCATCCCGAACTGGATCATCATAGCCGGATTCATCACCGGTGGCGTCGCGCGCGGATTATGCGTCGGTGTCGTAGTCACGGCCGTCGCACTCTTCTTTACCGATCTCCAAGTTCATTCCCTCACCGTGATGGCCTCCACGATCCTGCTCACCGCCATGCTGTTTTCGTTGGGCGGGCTCATTAACGGGCTGTTCGCGCGTAACTTCGACGACACCTCGATTATACCCACCTTCGTGCTCACGCCGCTCACCTATCTCGGCGGGGTCTTCTATTCCATCAAGCTCCTGCCCGAAACGTGGCAGATAGTCTCCTTCGGGAATCCGATTCTCTATATGGTCAACGCCTTCCGCTATGGGGTGCTGGGCGTGTCCGACATTCCCTTGCCCGCCGCTTATGGAGTGATCCTCCTTTTCATCGCGGCGCTCTGGTTGCTGAGCTTGCGTTTGTTCAATCAGGGGACCGGGATAAAGACCTGA
- the mtgA gene encoding monofunctional biosynthetic peptidoglycan transglycosylase, translating to MRALRLRLHKTGPIDIPWAIHTDPDASRKREMARRKYAGWRTPMRVLRRALLALCLIPALLVLCLRWFDPWVTSFMLRDLTLALLEGREDHAFRYRWADWEKISPHAKLAVVASEDQKFPRHFGFDLDAIAQVWRGNRDSGRLRGASTISQQLAKNLFLWPGRSYLRKGLEAYLTILIEALLPKRRILEVYLNVVQFGDGVFGIRAASETYFGKPPAKLSAREAALLAAVLPNPERYRAAPRPSPHVQARQAWILRQMTRLGGNTYLARL from the coding sequence ATGCGCGCGCTCCGACTACGTCTCCACAAGACCGGCCCCATAGATATTCCTTGGGCCATCCATACCGATCCGGACGCTAGCCGCAAACGCGAGATGGCGCGGCGAAAGTATGCTGGATGGCGAACGCCGATGCGTGTCCTGCGGCGCGCCCTGCTCGCCCTGTGCCTAATCCCGGCGCTCCTCGTGCTGTGCTTGCGCTGGTTCGATCCGTGGGTGACGAGCTTCATGCTGCGCGATCTCACGCTGGCCCTCCTTGAAGGGCGTGAGGATCATGCTTTTCGCTACCGCTGGGCCGATTGGGAGAAGATTTCTCCGCATGCAAAGCTCGCCGTGGTGGCTTCCGAGGATCAGAAGTTTCCTCGGCACTTCGGTTTCGATCTCGATGCCATCGCCCAGGTCTGGCGCGGTAACCGGGACAGTGGCCGCTTGCGCGGGGCGAGCACCATCTCCCAGCAACTCGCGAAGAATCTGTTTCTCTGGCCCGGGAGAAGTTATCTGCGCAAAGGCCTCGAGGCCTATCTCACGATATTAATCGAAGCACTCTTACCCAAGCGCCGGATCCTGGAAGTGTATCTCAACGTGGTTCAGTTCGGGGACGGTGTCTTCGGGATCCGGGCCGCGAGCGAGACGTACTTCGGCAAACCACCTGCTAAGCTGTCCGCGCGTGAGGCCGCGCTCCTTGCGGCGGTGTTGCCGAATCCCGAGCGCTACCGCGCCGCCCCGCGCCCCTCGCCGCATGTTCAGGCGCGCCAAGCGTGGATCTTAAGGCAGATGACGCGCCTCGGCGGGAACACATACCTGGCGCGGTTGTAA
- a CDS encoding HDOD domain-containing protein, whose amino-acid sequence MPDFVIGRQQIFDRDLRVFGYELLVRDVTVDPADTMVGALVSNQVVVDALLEQGLDRLVGPHRAFINFARRNLIDGVPLLLPKDRVVVEVLETVRIDTPVVMAVQNLARQGYHIALDDFVFAEMWRPLIEVADIIKIDILQQSPQEIADLVKLLRPYRAKLLAEKVESDEQYTLYRDLGCEYFQGFHFDRPKIMRGRRLETHHRAIVQVLAALKAPALDIDALSQAVSLDVALSYKLLRYANAASHDTRRDIDSIRQALTRLGAADIRRWTDLLSLTTAPYSPDELTFIALIRAKMCELLALQCGKPSEQYFLVGLLSLLDEMLDAPLEQIAHDLPLSEEITNALVYRTGDAGQALDCAVNYESWNLDQVAYQNLKVYQIGQIYLESVAWANALNQPA is encoded by the coding sequence ATGCCGGATTTCGTAATAGGCCGCCAGCAGATCTTCGATCGTGATTTACGGGTGTTCGGCTATGAGCTCCTGGTTCGCGATGTCACCGTCGATCCGGCCGACACCATGGTGGGCGCCCTCGTCAGCAACCAGGTGGTCGTCGATGCATTGCTTGAGCAGGGGCTCGATCGGTTGGTTGGGCCGCATCGTGCCTTTATCAACTTTGCGCGCCGCAACTTGATCGATGGCGTGCCGTTGTTGTTACCCAAGGACCGGGTCGTCGTGGAGGTCCTGGAAACCGTCCGTATCGACACACCGGTGGTGATGGCCGTCCAGAATCTGGCGCGCCAAGGCTACCACATCGCCCTGGACGATTTCGTCTTTGCGGAGATGTGGCGGCCGCTCATCGAGGTGGCGGACATCATCAAGATCGATATTCTACAGCAATCCCCTCAGGAGATCGCGGATCTGGTCAAGCTGCTCCGGCCCTATCGGGCCAAATTGCTTGCCGAAAAGGTCGAGTCGGATGAACAGTACACCTTATACCGTGATCTCGGCTGCGAGTACTTTCAAGGGTTTCACTTTGATCGGCCCAAGATCATGCGGGGCCGCCGCCTGGAAACCCATCATCGGGCCATCGTCCAGGTGCTCGCCGCGCTCAAAGCGCCGGCCCTCGATATCGACGCGCTTTCCCAAGCCGTGTCTTTGGACGTGGCCCTGAGCTATAAGCTGTTACGCTACGCGAACGCGGCGTCGCATGACACGCGCCGCGACATCGACTCGATCCGGCAGGCGCTTACCCGCCTCGGTGCCGCGGACATCCGCCGTTGGACCGACCTGCTTTCCTTGACTACGGCGCCCTATTCACCCGACGAATTGACCTTCATCGCGTTAATTCGCGCCAAGATGTGCGAGCTTCTGGCGCTGCAATGCGGCAAACCCTCGGAACAGTATTTCCTGGTGGGCTTGCTGTCCCTGTTAGATGAGATGTTGGATGCCCCGCTTGAGCAAATCGCGCATGATTTACCGCTTTCCGAGGAAATTACGAATGCCCTCGTCTACAGGACAGGCGATGCCGGGCAGGCGCTCGATTGCGCCGTTAATTACGAGAGCTGGAACCTGGATCAAGTGGCCTACCAGAACCTCAAGGTCTACCAAATCGGGCAGATCTATCTCGAAAGCGTTGCCTGGGCCAATGCGCTGAACCAGCCAGCGTAA
- a CDS encoding YbaK/EbsC family protein — protein sequence MPVAKLKDFLDQNQVKYVTIAHSRAFTAQEIAQSAHIPGNELAKAVMVRTDNRLAMAVLPASYQIDFDRLRQGAGASSVELANEKDFQDKFPGCEFGAMPPFGNLYAMDVYVSRRLTEDRYIAFSAGSHTELIRLSYADYERLVRPKVIDF from the coding sequence ATGCCCGTGGCAAAGCTAAAAGATTTCCTAGATCAAAATCAGGTGAAATACGTCACCATCGCTCATTCGCGCGCGTTTACGGCCCAAGAGATCGCCCAATCGGCGCATATTCCCGGAAACGAGTTAGCCAAAGCCGTCATGGTGAGAACCGACAACCGTTTGGCCATGGCGGTTCTGCCGGCGTCGTACCAGATCGACTTTGACCGCCTGCGGCAAGGCGCGGGGGCCTCCAGCGTGGAGCTCGCGAACGAGAAGGACTTCCAAGATAAATTTCCGGGCTGTGAGTTCGGCGCCATGCCGCCGTTCGGAAATCTCTACGCCATGGACGTCTATGTGTCGCGGCGGCTCACCGAGGATCGGTACATCGCCTTTAGCGCCGGCTCCCATACCGAGCTGATTAGGCTTTCGTACGCGGACTATGAGCGCTTGGTTCGCCCCAAAGTCATCGACTTTTAG
- a CDS encoding ABC transporter ATP-binding protein yields MPALSIKNLHKTYKNGFQALKGINLEVESGDFFALLGPNGAGKSTTIGIITGLVTKSGGSVSIYGHDIEHEIEAAKTHIGLVPQEINFSQFEPVIDIVVNQAGYYGLERTLAKQRAAKYLKALGLWEKRNERSRTLSGGMKRRLMIARALVHEPKLLILDEPTAGVDIELRRSMWEFLRATNLDGTTIILTTHYLEEAERLCRRIAIIDQGEIIENTSMKCLVAQLDMETFILDIRQHLTEPPLVDGYHLRSVDETTLEVDVSKALGINELFRGLSEQGVEVVSMRNKANRLEELFIRLLDKSGNNAHA; encoded by the coding sequence ATGCCAGCCCTGTCGATCAAGAACCTCCATAAGACCTACAAAAACGGTTTTCAAGCCTTAAAAGGGATCAATCTTGAGGTAGAAAGCGGTGATTTTTTTGCCTTGCTTGGCCCGAACGGCGCGGGCAAGTCGACGACCATCGGAATCATCACCGGCCTGGTCACCAAGTCCGGCGGATCGGTGAGCATCTACGGGCACGACATCGAGCATGAGATCGAGGCGGCCAAGACGCACATCGGACTCGTGCCCCAAGAGATCAATTTCTCCCAGTTCGAACCGGTCATCGATATCGTCGTCAACCAAGCCGGCTACTATGGCCTGGAACGCACCCTGGCTAAACAACGCGCCGCAAAGTACTTGAAGGCGCTCGGGCTGTGGGAGAAACGCAATGAGCGCTCGCGTACCCTGTCGGGGGGCATGAAGCGGCGGCTGATGATCGCCCGGGCGCTGGTGCACGAACCCAAGCTGCTTATCCTCGATGAACCGACGGCGGGCGTGGACATAGAGCTGCGGCGTTCGATGTGGGAATTTCTGCGCGCAACCAATCTTGACGGCACGACGATTATCTTGACCACTCACTATCTGGAGGAAGCCGAGCGCCTGTGCCGCAGAATCGCCATCATCGACCAGGGGGAAATCATAGAAAATACGTCGATGAAGTGCCTGGTGGCGCAGCTCGACATGGAGACCTTCATCCTGGACATTCGCCAGCATCTCACCGAGCCTCCCCTCGTCGATGGCTACCATTTGCGCTCGGTCGATGAGACCACGCTCGAGGTCGATGTCAGCAAGGCCTTGGGTATCAATGAGCTGTTTCGCGGACTCTCCGAACAGGGGGTCGAGGTTGTCAGCATGCGCAACAAGGCCAACCGGCTCGAAGAGCTCTTCATACGCTTACTCGACAAGTCAGGTAATAATGCCCATGCTTAG
- a CDS encoding OmpA family protein: MQNRIIAGAIIGALALAGCAGMTETQRGTATGAGIGAAAGAAIGALAGGGKGAAIGAGAGAAAGAGGGYLWSKRMEEQRLAMEAATQGTGVEVTQTANNELKIEIPSDISFDVNKADIRSALRPVLDRFAQTLEANPATTVRIIGHTDSTGTNAINDALSVQRAASARDYITARGVTMNRIAIDGRGSHEPLEDNTTPAGRATNRRVEIFVAESMPATPQPAPRY, translated from the coding sequence ATGCAAAATCGAATTATCGCCGGTGCAATAATAGGGGCGCTCGCGCTCGCCGGTTGTGCCGGTATGACAGAGACTCAGCGAGGGACAGCAACCGGAGCCGGGATCGGTGCGGCCGCCGGTGCAGCGATTGGAGCACTGGCAGGCGGCGGTAAGGGTGCGGCGATCGGGGCCGGGGCCGGCGCCGCGGCCGGCGCCGGCGGCGGTTATCTCTGGTCCAAACGCATGGAGGAACAGAGGCTAGCCATGGAGGCAGCCACTCAAGGCACGGGCGTGGAGGTGACCCAGACAGCTAATAACGAACTCAAGATCGAGATCCCGAGTGACATCTCTTTTGATGTGAACAAAGCAGACATCCGGTCGGCGTTACGGCCGGTGCTCGATAGATTCGCCCAAACGCTGGAAGCGAACCCGGCCACGACGGTCCGCATCATCGGCCACACGGATAGTACCGGTACCAATGCGATCAATGACGCACTTTCGGTGCAACGCGCCGCCAGCGCCCGCGATTATATTACCGCACGTGGCGTGACGATGAACCGGATCGCGATCGACGGGCGTGGCTCGCATGAACCGCTGGAAGATAACACCACCCCGGCCGGACGCGCCACGAACCGGCGGGTGGAAATTTTCGTTGCGGAATCTATGCCGGCCACTCCGCAACCGGCGCCGCGCTATTAG